In Spirochaeta lutea, a single genomic region encodes these proteins:
- a CDS encoding deoxynucleoside kinase — MDTKKHIIVAGNIGAGKSTLVEELSRALGYVPYFEPVQENPYLEDFYRDMPRWAFHSQIYFLTHRVQSHHVLAQQPRPVVQDRSVYEDALVFARNLFLGGMMTDRDWKTYEGLYQTVTQLLPPPDLVVYIRASVATLERRIAKRGRSFEEGLDPQYLAGLNDLYEQWIGGFSLAPMMVIEGDEVDFVEDSRAMTPILGEVRQRLAGSQGLLFGEEGR; from the coding sequence ATGGATACCAAGAAGCATATAATTGTGGCCGGTAATATCGGAGCGGGGAAATCAACCTTGGTGGAGGAACTGTCCAGGGCCTTGGGATACGTGCCGTATTTCGAGCCGGTACAGGAGAATCCCTATTTGGAGGATTTTTACCGGGATATGCCGCGCTGGGCGTTTCACTCCCAGATATACTTTTTAACCCATCGGGTTCAGTCTCACCATGTTCTGGCACAGCAGCCCCGGCCGGTGGTCCAGGACCGGTCGGTGTACGAGGACGCCCTGGTTTTCGCCAGGAATCTTTTTCTTGGGGGGATGATGACTGATCGGGATTGGAAGACCTACGAGGGGCTGTATCAGACGGTCACCCAACTGTTGCCGCCGCCGGATCTGGTGGTGTACATCCGGGCCTCGGTGGCCACCTTGGAGAGGCGCATTGCTAAGCGGGGGCGGTCCTTTGAAGAGGGGCTCGATCCTCAGTATCTGGCGGGGCTGAATGATTTGTATGAGCAGTGGATCGGGGGATTCTCCTTGGCTCCGATGATGGTTATTGAGGGGGATGAGGTGGATTTTGTAGAGGATTCCCGGGCCATGACGCCGATCCTCGGGGAGGTGCGCCAGCGCCTGGCCGGGTCCCAGGGATTATTGTTTGGCGAAGAGGGTCGATAG
- a CDS encoding Cof-type HAD-IIB family hydrolase: MKTLEPIGLLALDLDDTLLNHDLQISRENHDALVEAEARGVRVVLASGRGPYAMRSFVTYLEMDQREGYAVTFNGALVRRTDTGEVIFSESLAADLAEDAMAWAVERNLPVQTYRDDTIYVTFETEYTSLDARLTHMKLGVASPRQILDWRPVKYVIPGDPEELAEREVELRAYLGNRANVFRSKPFFLEVMAPGADKAHGLRALAEHLGVDRQEVMAIGDAGNDAGMLGWAGLPVAMANAIPEVKQLARWVTTRDNDNAGVAEAVRRFILGE; the protein is encoded by the coding sequence ATGAAGACCCTTGAGCCCATCGGGCTATTAGCATTGGATCTGGATGATACCCTGCTGAATCACGATTTGCAGATTTCCCGGGAGAACCATGATGCCCTGGTGGAGGCCGAGGCCCGGGGCGTTCGGGTGGTGTTGGCCTCCGGGAGAGGCCCCTATGCCATGCGCTCCTTCGTAACGTACCTTGAGATGGATCAGCGGGAGGGCTACGCGGTGACCTTCAACGGCGCCTTGGTGCGTAGGACGGATACCGGAGAGGTGATTTTTTCCGAGTCCTTGGCGGCTGATTTGGCGGAGGATGCCATGGCCTGGGCGGTGGAGCGGAATCTTCCTGTTCAGACTTACCGGGATGATACCATTTATGTGACCTTTGAGACGGAGTATACCAGCCTGGACGCACGGCTGACCCACATGAAGCTCGGGGTGGCCAGTCCCCGGCAGATTCTGGATTGGCGGCCGGTTAAGTATGTGATTCCCGGGGATCCCGAGGAGTTAGCCGAGCGTGAGGTGGAACTCCGGGCGTACCTGGGAAACCGGGCCAACGTATTCCGTTCCAAGCCCTTCTTCCTGGAGGTCATGGCACCCGGGGCGGATAAGGCCCACGGGCTGCGGGCCCTGGCGGAGCATCTGGGGGTGGATCGCCAGGAGGTGATGGCCATCGGTGATGCGGGGAATGATGCAGGCATGCTCGGCTGGGCGGGTTTGCCTGTGGCTATGGCAAATGCCATTCCTGAGGTAAAACAGTTGGCACGGTGGGTCACCACCCGGGATAATGATAACGCCGGTGTGGCCGAGGCCGTGCGGCGCTTTATTTTGGGGGAGTAG